A genome region from Trichocoleus sp. includes the following:
- a CDS encoding ATP-binding cassette domain-containing protein — protein sequence MKRITYGSHLQIQGLGKRYGINRVLSGIDLEVKPGEFVAIVGQSGCGKSTLLRLLAGLERPSQGKIFLDGDLIQDLGTKTRVMFQNARLFPWKRVIDNVGIGLFHQRKDWLKRAEHMLHQVGLGEKLHEYPSFLSGGQRQRVALARALVSEPSMLLLDEPLSALDALTRLEMQRLVEQLWQTQQFTSLLVTHDIPEAVLLGDRVILIEHGEIVLNIPVTLPRPRHPSSPDFNAIVQHILERVMQKGIDLPTQSIEPAMTASNAIVYT from the coding sequence ATGAAACGCATTACCTACGGCAGTCACTTGCAAATCCAAGGACTGGGTAAGCGTTACGGCATTAATCGAGTGCTATCTGGCATTGATCTGGAGGTGAAACCAGGAGAATTTGTGGCGATCGTGGGTCAGAGTGGCTGTGGTAAAAGTACGCTGCTGCGATTACTTGCAGGTCTGGAGAGACCTTCGCAGGGCAAGATTTTTTTAGACGGCGATTTGATCCAGGACTTGGGCACAAAGACTCGCGTCATGTTTCAGAATGCCCGCCTTTTTCCCTGGAAACGGGTGATCGACAATGTGGGGATCGGATTGTTTCACCAGCGAAAAGATTGGCTGAAACGGGCTGAGCACATGTTGCATCAGGTCGGACTCGGTGAAAAGCTGCACGAATACCCTTCATTTCTATCGGGCGGGCAGCGGCAACGGGTGGCATTAGCAAGAGCTTTGGTCAGCGAACCTTCAATGCTGTTATTGGATGAGCCATTGAGTGCCCTGGATGCATTAACTCGGCTGGAAATGCAACGCTTGGTCGAACAGTTGTGGCAAACGCAGCAATTTACCTCACTGCTGGTAACGCACGATATTCCAGAAGCAGTGTTGTTGGGCGATCGAGTCATCCTTATTGAACATGGTGAGATTGTTCTGAACATTCCCGTTACTTTGCCGCGTCCGCGTCACCCCAGTAGCCCTGACTTTAATGCGATCGTGCAACACATTCTTGAACGAGTCATGCAAAAGGGAATTGATTTACCGACGCAATCGATCGAACCAGCAATGACTGCTTCTAACGCGATTGTTTATACCTAG
- the ilvD gene encoding dihydroxy-acid dehydratase, producing the protein MQENLRSQRITQGLQRSPNRALLRAAGFKDADFTKPIVGIASAHSTITPCNMGIAPLATEAEAGIRAAGGMPQLFGTITVSDGISMGTEGMKYSLVSRDVIADSIETVCNAQSMDGVLAIGGCDKNMPGAMIAIARLNIPAIFVYGGTIKPGYLEGQDLTLVSSFEAVGQYSAGRIDEAMLYAVERNACPGAGSCGGMFTANTMSAAFEAMGMSLMYSSTMSTIDAEKAENTALAGKVLVEAIRKQILPRDIITRKSIENAVSVVMAVGGSTNAVLHFLAIAHSAGVPWTIDDFERIRERVPVLCDLKPSGRYVATDLHAAGGIPQVMKMLLAHDLIHGDCLTITGETIAERLKDIPEEPSANQDVIRFWNNPIYAQGHLAILKGNLATEGAVAKITGVKKPKITGSARVFESEEDCLDAILAGKINAGDIIVIRYEGPKGGPGMREMLAPTSALIGAGLGNSVGLITDGRFSGGTYGMVVGHVAPEAFVGGTIALVQEGDEITIDAPARSLHLHVSEEELEQRRKVWQPPSLRYTRGVLAKYAKLVSTSSLGAVTDLS; encoded by the coding sequence ATGCAGGAGAATTTGAGAAGCCAAAGAATTACCCAAGGATTACAGCGATCGCCCAACCGGGCCCTGCTGCGAGCTGCTGGATTTAAGGATGCCGATTTTACAAAGCCGATTGTGGGAATTGCGAGTGCTCACAGCACAATTACTCCCTGCAATATGGGAATTGCACCGCTAGCAACAGAAGCCGAAGCCGGGATTCGAGCAGCAGGTGGAATGCCTCAACTCTTTGGCACGATCACCGTCAGTGACGGCATTTCAATGGGGACTGAAGGCATGAAATATTCCCTTGTATCGCGTGATGTGATTGCAGACTCGATCGAGACAGTTTGCAACGCTCAAAGTATGGATGGCGTGCTGGCGATCGGGGGCTGCGATAAAAATATGCCTGGTGCGATGATTGCGATTGCCCGTCTGAATATTCCAGCAATTTTTGTTTATGGCGGCACAATCAAGCCTGGGTATCTAGAGGGTCAGGATTTGACTTTGGTCAGTTCTTTTGAAGCCGTTGGACAATATAGTGCGGGCAGAATTGATGAAGCGATGCTCTATGCTGTGGAGCGCAATGCCTGTCCAGGAGCGGGATCCTGTGGTGGAATGTTTACGGCAAACACGATGTCTGCTGCTTTTGAGGCGATGGGCATGAGTTTAATGTATTCGTCCACAATGTCTACGATCGATGCAGAAAAAGCAGAGAACACTGCACTGGCAGGAAAAGTATTAGTGGAAGCGATCCGTAAGCAGATCTTGCCACGAGATATTATTACGCGCAAATCGATTGAGAATGCTGTTTCTGTCGTGATGGCGGTTGGAGGTTCCACCAATGCTGTTTTACATTTTCTGGCGATCGCCCACTCTGCGGGAGTGCCGTGGACGATTGACGACTTTGAACGCATTCGTGAACGGGTTCCAGTACTGTGTGACCTCAAACCATCGGGGCGCTATGTTGCAACTGACCTTCATGCCGCAGGTGGAATTCCGCAAGTCATGAAAATGTTGTTGGCACATGATCTAATTCATGGCGATTGCTTAACAATCACTGGAGAAACGATCGCAGAACGCTTGAAAGACATTCCTGAAGAACCATCTGCCAACCAAGATGTGATTCGTTTCTGGAACAATCCCATTTATGCTCAGGGACATTTGGCGATACTGAAGGGTAACCTGGCAACTGAAGGAGCCGTTGCAAAGATCACGGGCGTAAAAAAACCTAAAATCACTGGCTCGGCACGGGTGTTTGAATCTGAGGAAGACTGCCTCGATGCCATTCTTGCAGGCAAAATTAACGCAGGAGATATCATTGTGATTCGTTATGAAGGACCCAAAGGTGGACCTGGGATGCGAGAAATGTTAGCTCCAACTTCAGCCCTGATTGGCGCAGGTCTAGGCAATTCAGTTGGGCTGATCACAGATGGACGTTTTTCGGGTGGTACGTATGGCATGGTCGTTGGTCACGTTGCACCAGAAGCGTTTGTTGGTGGCACCATTGCCCTGGTTCAGGAAGGGGATGAAATTACCATTGATGCTCCGGCGCGATCGCTGCATCTGCATGTCTCTGAGGAGGAACTTGAACAGCGACGCAAAGTCTGGCAACCACCATCGCTACGCTATACAAGAGGTGTACTGGCAAAGTATGCCAAATTAGTTTCAACGAGTAGCTTGGGTGCGGTGACTGATTTGAGTTAG
- a CDS encoding FAD-binding protein, producing the protein MAIRREQLNQRSERENGLSLAVDVLVIGGGPAGTWAAWSAAAQGARVALVDKGYCGASGAAAPSGNTLWYSPPDPEQREMAVISREARNEGLSDRTWMSRVLNQTYTGLHALEDWGYPFPLDDQGQVYRRSLQGPEYMRLMRKQVKRAGVQILDHSPALELLISADGLVAGAAGIRRQVGDRASRDGINRWWIKAGAVVIASGGCAFLSKALGCNVLTGDGYLMAVEAGAELSGMEFSNVYGIVPTFASVTKNAFYRWATFTHEDGTPIEGANAGKGRPLIARALSTQPVYAQINRADETTQAMMRLAQPNFFLPFDRAGINPFTQRFPITLRLEGTVRGTGGIRIVDSTCATSVPGLFAAGDAATRELVCGGASGGGSLNAAWAISSGTWAGEAAAQFATVLGNTDDRPAFRLGGATLRSTPASTTQTLQEFIQAVQAEVFPYDRNLFRSESVLQGSLARLNTLWQEISSFTASDSQALQARETAAMIATARWMYATALARKESRGMHKREDYPHTDPQQTHRLVAHGLDHIWVTPEPQLATEDLFIREVATL; encoded by the coding sequence ATGGCTATTCGCAGAGAGCAGTTGAATCAGCGTAGCGAACGGGAAAATGGCTTATCGCTTGCGGTTGATGTATTGGTAATTGGTGGGGGTCCAGCCGGAACTTGGGCAGCCTGGAGTGCAGCCGCTCAAGGTGCGCGTGTGGCGTTAGTGGATAAGGGATATTGTGGTGCGAGTGGGGCAGCAGCTCCCTCTGGCAATACGCTTTGGTACAGTCCGCCTGATCCAGAGCAGCGAGAAATGGCAGTGATCAGCCGTGAAGCCAGAAACGAGGGGCTATCCGATCGCACCTGGATGAGCCGAGTTCTGAATCAAACCTATACCGGGCTTCATGCCTTGGAGGACTGGGGCTATCCATTTCCGCTCGATGATCAGGGACAGGTGTATCGTCGATCGCTGCAAGGTCCCGAATACATGCGCTTGATGCGAAAGCAGGTGAAGCGAGCAGGTGTACAAATTCTCGATCACAGTCCGGCATTAGAACTGCTAATTTCTGCTGATGGATTAGTGGCAGGAGCCGCAGGCATTCGCAGACAAGTGGGCGATCGCGCTTCGCGTGACGGAATCAATCGCTGGTGGATCAAAGCGGGAGCAGTTGTCATTGCATCGGGTGGCTGTGCTTTTCTCAGCAAAGCTTTGGGCTGTAATGTGCTAACGGGCGACGGGTATTTGATGGCAGTCGAGGCAGGAGCCGAACTGTCGGGAATGGAATTCTCCAATGTTTATGGCATTGTGCCGACATTTGCCTCTGTGACTAAAAATGCCTTCTACCGTTGGGCAACGTTTACCCACGAAGATGGCACACCGATTGAAGGAGCCAATGCTGGAAAAGGGAGACCGCTGATTGCTCGTGCCCTATCAACGCAACCCGTTTATGCTCAGATCAATCGTGCCGATGAAACCACGCAAGCAATGATGCGATTGGCACAACCCAATTTTTTCTTGCCGTTCGATCGAGCTGGAATTAATCCCTTTACGCAACGATTCCCAATTACGTTACGGCTGGAAGGAACGGTGCGCGGAACAGGCGGAATCCGCATTGTCGATTCAACTTGTGCCACTTCAGTACCGGGTTTGTTTGCAGCGGGAGATGCCGCGACCCGTGAGTTAGTTTGCGGCGGAGCCTCTGGAGGAGGCAGCTTAAACGCGGCTTGGGCAATTTCCTCTGGCACTTGGGCAGGAGAGGCAGCCGCTCAATTCGCTACGGTGTTGGGCAATACGGACGATCGTCCGGCATTCCGACTAGGGGGAGCCACGCTGCGATCGACGCCTGCATCAACAACGCAAACTCTGCAGGAATTCATTCAAGCTGTACAAGCAGAAGTATTTCCTTACGATCGCAATTTGTTTCGATCGGAATCTGTTTTGCAAGGATCGCTCGCTCGGCTGAATACCTTGTGGCAGGAGATTAGCAGCTTTACTGCCTCTGATTCACAAGCACTTCAAGCCAGAGAAACGGCTGCAATGATCGCAACGGCTCGCTGGATGTATGCCACTGCTCTCGCTCGCAAAGAATCGCGCGGAATGCACAAACGCGAGGATTATCCCCACACTGATCCACAGCAAACGCATCGTTTAGTGGCTCATGGACTGGATCACATTTGGGTGACACCAGAGCCACAGCTTGCTACAGAAGATTTATTCATTAGAGAGGTTGCAACCCTGTGA
- a CDS encoding MFS transporter: MALALANDGKREPFITMVNYQDIRLNLKQFLPALQSRNYRLFFMGQLISMAGTFMTQVAIAWLVYQLSGSAMLLGIAGFLGQIPTFLFAPFAGVLADRWNRQRLLVTVQLIGMGLSVILTILTFLNQINIPVLIILYTLIGLMRGLDVPVRQSFVIEVVNKREHLSNAIALNSSLVNAARLVGPAIGGLLIAWAGAGFCFLLDSISYIASTCALLSMTIASKQITQTQSANFWRNLQDGFRYLSESATIRSILLLLAWVSFVGMSYQSLLPIFAVEVLQGGSETLGFLLAAVGMGALGAAIYCSSRRNIKGLDKLLLISPLILGISLILFSISRVLIVSLLLLVMIGWSSILQAIATNTLLQTFVDDSKRGRVMSFYTMSFMGMAPFGSLFAGNLASLIGAANTLMLSGFLCIGAAVAFRTRLNT, encoded by the coding sequence ATGGCTCTTGCACTGGCAAATGACGGTAAGCGAGAGCCTTTTATTACAATGGTGAATTATCAAGACATACGCTTGAATCTCAAGCAATTTTTGCCTGCATTACAATCCCGCAATTATCGCCTGTTCTTCATGGGGCAACTCATTTCAATGGCAGGCACATTCATGACTCAAGTTGCCATTGCCTGGCTCGTGTATCAACTCAGCGGTTCGGCAATGCTACTGGGAATTGCTGGTTTTCTGGGACAAATTCCAACGTTTTTGTTTGCTCCATTTGCAGGCGTGTTAGCCGATCGATGGAATCGTCAGCGCCTCTTAGTTACTGTTCAACTCATCGGGATGGGGTTGTCAGTAATTCTGACAATTCTGACGTTTCTCAACCAGATCAATATTCCTGTCCTGATTATTCTATATACCTTGATTGGCTTAATGCGAGGATTAGATGTCCCAGTTCGTCAATCCTTTGTTATCGAAGTTGTCAACAAACGTGAACATCTCAGTAATGCGATCGCCCTGAATTCCTCTCTCGTAAATGCAGCACGATTAGTTGGGCCAGCAATCGGTGGATTATTAATCGCCTGGGCTGGTGCAGGTTTCTGCTTTTTGTTGGACAGCATAAGCTATATTGCTTCCACCTGTGCGCTCCTATCCATGACGATCGCATCCAAGCAAATAACTCAAACTCAATCTGCTAATTTTTGGCGAAATTTACAGGACGGGTTTCGTTATCTCTCTGAATCTGCAACCATTCGATCGATTTTGCTGCTGCTCGCCTGGGTAAGTTTTGTTGGTATGTCCTATCAATCCTTATTGCCAATCTTTGCCGTTGAGGTATTACAGGGGGGGTCCGAGACATTGGGCTTTCTCCTGGCTGCGGTTGGAATGGGGGCTTTAGGAGCTGCAATTTATTGTAGTTCTCGACGCAACATCAAAGGGTTAGACAAGCTTCTGCTCATCAGTCCTCTGATACTTGGAATTAGCTTGATTCTATTCTCGATATCCAGGGTACTGATTGTCTCACTCTTGTTGTTAGTCATGATCGGGTGGAGTTCAATTTTGCAAGCCATTGCTACAAATACGTTGTTGCAAACATTCGTTGATGACAGCAAGCGGGGTAGGGTTATGAGCTTCTACACCATGTCGTTTATGGGAATGGCACCGTTTGGTAGCCTCTTCGCAGGCAATCTTGCAAGTTTAATTGGTGCTGCCAATACGCTGATGCTGTCTGGTTTTCTTTGTATTGGTGCTGCGGTCGCATTTAGAACAAGATTAAATACCTGA
- a CDS encoding class I SAM-dependent methyltransferase: MSNKASSLDNQLYEYLLSVSLREPEILFRLREETVRHPRAQMQIAPEQGQLMSLLLQAIGAKKTLELGVFTGYSSLCTALTLPDDGKIVACDISEEFTAVAKRYWQEAGVAHKIDLRLAPALDTLEQLLAEGQAETFDFAFIDADKENYAHYYDRVFHLIRPGGLIAIDNVLWSGRVIQPDAQDQGTIAIREFNAKLMQDDRVVLSLVPIADGLTLVWKKTI; the protein is encoded by the coding sequence ATGTCAAACAAAGCCTCTAGCCTAGATAATCAGCTGTACGAGTACTTGCTATCTGTTTCATTACGTGAACCAGAAATTCTTTTTCGCTTACGTGAAGAAACGGTTCGTCATCCCAGAGCGCAAATGCAAATTGCACCAGAGCAAGGACAGTTAATGTCACTACTGTTACAAGCAATCGGCGCAAAAAAGACCCTAGAGCTGGGAGTGTTTACAGGTTATAGTTCGCTCTGTACTGCGCTGACCTTACCTGATGATGGCAAAATTGTTGCCTGCGACATTAGCGAAGAGTTTACTGCCGTTGCTAAACGCTATTGGCAGGAAGCAGGAGTAGCTCACAAAATTGACTTACGTCTGGCTCCAGCTTTGGATACGTTGGAGCAATTGCTTGCTGAAGGACAGGCAGAAACCTTTGATTTTGCCTTCATTGATGCGGATAAAGAAAACTACGCACACTATTACGATCGGGTATTTCACTTAATTCGACCTGGCGGATTGATTGCGATCGACAATGTGCTCTGGTCAGGTCGTGTTATTCAGCCGGATGCTCAAGATCAAGGCACGATCGCTATCCGAGAATTTAATGCCAAACTGATGCAGGACGATCGCGTGGTGCTGAGTTTAGTGCCAATTGCTGATGGACTCACATTGGTGTGGAAGAAAACAATCTGA
- a CDS encoding ABC transporter substrate-binding protein — MTSLKQSFTRKGLSSLTTGITLSLTLITAGCTNPNATGNTASQTETSPTATTTLRIGFTAADGGKLPIGPIGWAEKQGYLDDEFQKIGVADIEFYGFDSGPGVNEAVAAGELDVSMNGDTPAIVGKTNGLKTRLINLNTVGINVYLVAKKNGPTSVDQLNRKTIGVRIGAIPHRYVVGLLEQAGLKGKVKIVNLTNSEGEAALSRGDIDAYAATAALAYRLKSQNYTVIDEAANHPDLTGSNVTSVTEQFLAAHPDFVQTWYSVIDRATRELKAQPQAYYQFVSQVNDEPLELSEFTSPLNQYPSEPLPGDGVERLRKTQQFLLNQKIVKSEFKLDDWVYNK; from the coding sequence ATGACCTCGTTGAAGCAATCATTCACCCGAAAAGGATTATCGAGTTTAACCACTGGAATTACGCTATCTCTGACACTAATTACAGCGGGTTGCACAAATCCGAATGCAACAGGTAATACAGCAAGTCAAACAGAAACATCCCCCACTGCAACCACGACGCTGCGAATTGGATTTACGGCTGCGGATGGCGGCAAACTACCCATTGGGCCGATCGGCTGGGCAGAAAAACAAGGATATTTAGATGATGAGTTTCAGAAAATTGGTGTTGCTGATATCGAGTTTTATGGATTTGACAGTGGACCCGGTGTAAACGAAGCAGTCGCAGCGGGAGAACTCGATGTTTCGATGAACGGAGATACGCCCGCGATCGTTGGTAAAACGAATGGTCTGAAAACACGTTTGATTAATTTAAATACCGTTGGCATTAACGTGTATCTTGTTGCCAAGAAAAACGGACCTACGTCAGTGGATCAACTCAACCGTAAGACGATCGGGGTGCGGATCGGCGCAATTCCTCACCGTTACGTTGTGGGGCTTCTAGAACAGGCAGGACTGAAAGGTAAAGTCAAAATTGTCAACCTCACGAATAGCGAAGGCGAAGCTGCTTTGTCACGGGGAGACATCGATGCGTATGCCGCAACCGCAGCATTGGCTTATCGGCTCAAATCTCAGAATTACACGGTCATTGATGAAGCCGCGAATCATCCTGATCTGACAGGCTCCAACGTTACTTCTGTGACTGAACAATTTCTTGCTGCTCATCCAGACTTTGTGCAAACCTGGTACAGCGTGATCGATCGAGCAACCCGTGAACTCAAAGCCCAACCTCAAGCCTACTATCAATTTGTAAGCCAGGTGAATGATGAACCGCTCGAACTTTCAGAATTCACATCACCGCTGAACCAATATCCTTCTGAACCCTTACCGGGTGACGGTGTTGAGCGACTGAGAAAAACACAGCAATTTCTGCTGAATCAGAAGATTGTCAAATCGGAATTCAAATTGGATGACTGGGTTTACAACAAGTAG
- a CDS encoding thioredoxin family protein — translation MPKTASMMLSLSTPAPDFNLPDVVSGQVLSLNTFADRQALLVIFASPHCPFVQHVKHEFAKLERDYSSQGLGILAISANDPINYPDDAPDKIKQLATEVGFTFPFAFDDTQEVAKAYQAACTPDFFLFDANRKLVYRGQLDDSRPGNNIPVTGRDLRQAIDAALSNRSVDPDQKPSIGCNIKWKAGNEPSYYGAAAGIAVGTAS, via the coding sequence ATGCCTAAAACTGCTTCAATGATGTTGTCCCTTAGCACACCTGCACCAGACTTCAACTTGCCGGATGTCGTTTCAGGACAAGTGCTTTCGTTGAATACATTTGCCGATCGCCAGGCTTTATTGGTGATATTTGCCAGTCCCCACTGTCCGTTTGTTCAGCATGTGAAGCATGAATTCGCTAAGTTAGAGCGTGATTATTCGTCTCAAGGACTGGGCATTCTTGCCATTAGTGCCAATGATCCGATCAATTACCCGGATGATGCTCCAGACAAGATCAAGCAACTTGCAACAGAAGTAGGGTTCACTTTTCCCTTTGCTTTTGATGACACTCAAGAGGTTGCCAAAGCCTATCAAGCTGCTTGTACGCCTGATTTCTTCTTGTTTGACGCGAATCGTAAACTCGTTTACCGTGGACAACTCGATGACAGCCGCCCCGGTAATAACATTCCTGTAACGGGTCGTGATTTAAGACAGGCGATCGATGCTGCTCTCTCAAACCGATCGGTTGATCCAGATCAGAAACCGAGTATTGGCTGCAACATTAAATGGAAAGCTGGAAATGAACCCTCCTATTACGGAGCAGCGGCAGGTATTGCTGTAGGAACGGCAAGTTAA
- a CDS encoding 4Fe-4S binding protein, with protein MIELVSASRCIGCDLCVSVCPTNVFDAVPDAPPVIARQSDCQTCFMCEVYCPVDALYVAHDAEQPVGVEEEAIVASGLMGSYREIVGWGYGRTPGAANDKSYYTHRFMEAMNNR; from the coding sequence GTGATTGAACTGGTTAGTGCATCCCGCTGTATTGGATGCGATTTATGTGTTAGCGTCTGTCCGACAAATGTTTTTGATGCTGTACCAGACGCACCACCCGTTATTGCTCGTCAAAGTGATTGTCAAACTTGCTTTATGTGCGAAGTCTATTGCCCCGTTGATGCGCTCTATGTAGCGCACGATGCCGAGCAACCTGTAGGCGTAGAGGAAGAGGCGATCGTCGCTTCTGGTCTGATGGGCAGCTACCGGGAAATTGTGGGGTGGGGCTATGGACGTACCCCTGGCGCTGCAAATGACAAATCGTATTACACCCATCGTTTTATGGAAGCGATGAACAACCGTTAA
- a CDS encoding ABC transporter permease subunit, protein MTIRKGLGRRIFQQSKPWIVPVGLLIIWQILAQLGWLRIELMPAPTSILSATIELIQSGELLHHILVSSGRAVAGFIVGGGFGFLLGLLNGLSRTAEDYLDGSMQMLRNIPNLALVPLAILWFGIHEESKLFLVSIGVFFPIYMNTFHGVRSVDPELIEAARIYGLRSWNLFSHVIFPGALSSILIGFRHSLGITWVTIIVAETVAADSGIGFLASQAREFLRTDIVMLCVILYALLGKLADSAARMLEQRWLQWHTGYQGSALREQSDLT, encoded by the coding sequence ATGACGATACGAAAAGGATTGGGTAGACGAATATTTCAGCAATCGAAACCCTGGATCGTTCCGGTTGGGCTGCTGATAATTTGGCAAATTTTGGCACAGTTAGGGTGGCTGCGAATTGAACTGATGCCTGCTCCCACCAGTATTCTCAGTGCAACAATCGAGCTGATTCAAAGCGGTGAATTGTTACATCACATCCTCGTGAGTTCTGGGCGTGCCGTTGCTGGATTTATTGTTGGTGGCGGATTTGGTTTCTTACTGGGACTTCTGAATGGGCTATCGCGTACCGCAGAGGATTATCTTGATGGTTCTATGCAAATGCTGCGTAATATTCCAAACCTTGCGCTGGTGCCGTTAGCAATTCTGTGGTTTGGAATTCACGAAGAATCAAAATTGTTTTTGGTGTCGATCGGCGTATTCTTTCCGATTTATATGAACACGTTTCATGGTGTTCGTAGCGTCGATCCAGAGCTGATTGAAGCCGCAAGAATATACGGATTACGTTCCTGGAATTTGTTTTCCCATGTCATCTTTCCAGGCGCACTATCATCGATTCTGATTGGATTTCGCCATTCGCTCGGCATTACCTGGGTAACGATCATTGTGGCAGAAACCGTTGCCGCAGACTCAGGGATTGGGTTTCTCGCATCACAAGCAAGAGAATTCTTGAGAACTGATATTGTCATGCTTTGTGTCATTCTTTATGCCTTACTGGGCAAATTAGCCGATTCTGCGGCTCGGATGCTAGAGCAGAGATGGTTGCAATGGCACACCGGATACCAGGGTTCCGCATTGCGTGAGCAATCTGATCTCACCTGA
- a CDS encoding LysR family transcriptional regulator, producing the protein MELRHLRYFVAVAEELHFNRAAERLHIAQPPLSQQIKQLETELGVELFHRRTKRQVQLTEAGQVLLRATYRILDQLEQAVSDAQRAGRGETGTLIIGFTSTVVYDILPAILSQYREQFPQVNLVLQELTTTQQEEALQNHQIEVGFCHPPLKDDRLELETILQEPMVVVLPETHSLANETTVSINSLADESFILFPRHLGPGLYDQIVSFCQQANFSPKVMQEAVQMQTIVGLVSAKMGIALVPASLQNLQRAGIVYKPLQGATPQVEVGVVWLSENVSPVLHEFLKIIRLYVQERCR; encoded by the coding sequence ATGGAACTGCGTCACCTTCGTTACTTTGTAGCGGTTGCAGAAGAACTGCACTTCAATCGGGCAGCCGAACGGTTACACATCGCTCAACCCCCACTCAGCCAGCAGATCAAACAGCTGGAAACAGAATTAGGAGTAGAACTATTCCATCGACGCACGAAGCGACAGGTTCAGTTAACAGAGGCAGGGCAAGTCTTATTGCGGGCGACTTACCGAATTCTGGATCAACTGGAACAGGCAGTGAGCGATGCCCAACGAGCAGGCAGAGGCGAGACCGGAACTTTAATTATTGGATTTACAAGTACTGTTGTTTACGACATTTTGCCCGCTATTCTGTCTCAATATCGCGAACAATTTCCGCAAGTGAATCTTGTATTGCAAGAATTAACGACCACGCAACAGGAAGAAGCTCTACAAAATCATCAAATTGAAGTTGGCTTTTGTCATCCCCCGTTGAAGGACGATCGTTTGGAATTAGAAACGATTCTGCAAGAACCCATGGTCGTGGTGTTGCCTGAAACTCACTCACTTGCCAATGAAACTACGGTCTCCATCAATTCACTCGCCGATGAATCCTTCATTCTGTTTCCGCGCCACCTTGGGCCTGGTCTTTATGACCAGATCGTGAGTTTTTGCCAGCAAGCGAACTTCAGCCCTAAAGTGATGCAGGAGGCGGTTCAGATGCAGACGATTGTTGGACTGGTTTCTGCAAAAATGGGAATTGCACTGGTTCCAGCTTCACTACAAAACCTCCAACGAGCAGGGATTGTTTATAAACCGCTACAAGGTGCAACTCCGCAAGTTGAAGTCGGAGTAGTATGGCTGTCGGAGAACGTTTCACCTGTTTTACATGAATTTCTGAAAATCATTAGACTTTATGTCCAGGAGAGATGCCGCTAA